One Coregonus clupeaformis isolate EN_2021a chromosome 36, ASM2061545v1, whole genome shotgun sequence genomic window, GCCTGTGGTGCATACAGAACAAGATCGAAAGGTTAAATTCCAACCCTAAACAAAATCACAACAAAGGATTACATTCGGTTAACTCAAATACCTTTCGTATTGCTGTCCAGTCTTCAAGTATATCTAGGTCTTGCAGCATATAAACAATATATGGACGTGAGAAGGGGTTAAGAAAAACAAAAACTTCTGGCGCAGTATTGAAATTACCACTGACAATACATTATCTGTTTGTATCAGAGGATGAAGACAGGTACAAAGAAAGGATATCTGAGACGACAacaggcttcttcttcttggcAGGGCAGAACGGATCCTTCTTCTTGTTCTTCCGTGAATGTAAACCATCATTCCAAAGTTCtgtaatgcagagagacagataaaacaTAGAGGGCAAAGcaaaccctggtcctggagagctgcatgcttttgttccagcccagctttTAAACACCTGATTCAACCGGTCGACTTTTCCTCCATTAGTTCAACCAGGTTTGTTATATTAGTGCATGGCTGGAACAAAACATTCCAGATCACTAGAGATCATGTGTGTAGAGTACCTGAGGTGATGTCGATACTGTGGCGGTCCTCCTCCAGGCGTCTGATCTTCTCCTCTAACTCACTCTGCACGGTATCAAACAGCAACAGCTTCTCACTCTGGGAAGAGAAAAACAGTACACAGATGAGTACAGTAGTACTACCAAAGCCACGGAGAGACCCTGGTCCAATACATACGAAATGCACCTTTGCTGATTGCATAACTGCAAAGCATTCTACTTAGACAAAGGTAATATTCCAGTAGTTTTCCCATGCATCCTTCATTCCTCCCTTCCTTGAGGTAGCCATATTGTTTATCTGTATGTGAATGTACAAGTGAAGGCAAGGATTCAACCCAACTGCTTTCACCTGCccaatcaatcaaattcaattaaatgtatttataaagccctttttacatcagcagatgtcacaaagagcttatacagaaacccagcctgaaAGCCCAAACAGCacacaatgcagatgtagaagcatggtggctaggaaaaactccctagaaaggcagcaacctaggaagaaacatagagaggaaacaggctctgaggggtggccagtcctcttctggctgtgccgggtggagattataacagtacatggccattaaggccagattgttcttcaagatgttcaaacgttcatagatgaccagcagggtcaaataataatcacagtggttgtagagggtgcaacaggtcaacacctcaggagtaaatgtcagttggattttcatagccgagcattcagaggtcgagacagcaggtgcggtagagagagagaaagggatagtcGAAAACAGCAGGCCCAGGACAAGATAACACGTCCGGTGACGGGTCAGGGTTCGTCCAGGGGGACGGACACTCTAGCCCCGTCCGACAATAACCCCGGACATTGGCCCCAGTTTTTTGTGTCAGTCTGGTTCAAAGTTAGCTAGTGACTCAGCCCccataatagggtcagaggcagataatcccagtagagagaggggagtcagCCAGGCACACACTGCGAGGGCGGTTCATCATTCCAGTgacttgccgttcaccttcgcacccctgggccagactacactcaatcatagcaCCTACTGAAGAGATTAGCCTTCAGTAAAGACAAAGGTTGAGACAGAATCTGCGTCTCACATGTacaggcagaccattccataaaaatggagctctataggagaaaaccctgcctccagctgtttgcttagaaattcgagggacaataaggaggcctgcgtcttgtgaccgtagcatacgtgtaggtatgtacggcaggaccaaattggagagataggtaggagcaggcacatgtaatgctttgtaggttagcagtaaaaccttgaaatcaggcctagccttaacaggaagacagtgtagagaggctagcactggagtaatatgataacAGCTGTATTtaccactaactgaagtttatttagtgctttatccgggtagccggagagaaGAGCATTGCAGTGGTCTAATccagaagtgacaaaagcatggattagcttttctgcatcatttttggacaaaatgtTTCTGATTTGTGCGATGTtatgaagatggaaaaaagcggcccttgaaatattcttgatatgttcatcaaaagagagatcagggtccagagtaacgctgaggtccttcagttttatacaaccatcaagattaattgtcagatcaaacagcatctctgttttgtccgaatATAAAAGTGAAACATTTGCCAACATCCActttatgtctgaaacacaggcttccagggtaggcaattttgggccTTTACCATGTTTCAtctaaatgtacagctgtgtgtcctccgcatagcagtgaaaattGACATTGTGTTtacgaatgacatcaccaagaggtagaatatatagagaaaacaatagtggtcctaaaacagaaccttgaggaacacctaaacgtacaattgatttgtcagaggaaaaaccatccacagagacgaactgatatctttcaggcagataagatctaaaccaggcatgAACTTGTtcgtagaccaattagggtttccaatctctccaaaagaatgtggtgatcaaCGCTGTCAAAAGCGGCACTAAGGTCTTAGaccacgaggacagatgcagagccttggtctgactcCAATCACTCTACATATTTCAAGTATTTAGACAGGGCCAGAGATAAACAATGAATGCACTTTATGGTTGACCACTGTGTCATTACTCACTGGGCCAACAATTGCCCCTTGGGGATAAATAAAGGTATATTGTATTGAATTGCCCTCTGACCTCCCAGTGTTGGCAGGCAGCCTGGATCTCACAGTCGTACTTGTTCTTCACAGACTCCAGACACAGCTCTCTGTAGATCCCTGGAGAAGATACAAGACAAGGAAAACATATTTTTACTCTCAGTCGGCACCCTTCAGAAGGTTTGACATCACTGAGAACAGAGCCATATATCTACATTGTAACATGGTTGTAACAGTACATTGTATATGAGAATAGAAACAACGTATATATAAACAAATGTGTGTTTCTTATATTTGGAGGTAGCCTACCCAGGGAGCTGGTAGGTAGGTCATCTGAGGAACACACAACTAAAATGTTAGAAAACCACTGATCTTCCTGACATTGACATCTGCCACAACTAAAGTTACAAAGTGGGACGTTAGTATCTAATCTAGTGTAGGCTAAAATGACATTCAAACTTACCAGCTACTTTGGTCCTGATCTGCATATTCTCCTGCAGGTTGGCCAGTGGTTCCAGATACTCTTGGGCACAGCCAGCTATCACTTCCTTCAGCTTTATATCCACCTGACTTAGCCTCTCCTTGTACAACCTAGTCACAACGAGACAGACAGGGGTGAGGAATTACAGCAGCATCAGTAGTTGGTTGGCTTATAATCATGCGTGTAAACATGGACCAGAAAGAAAACAATGTAGCAAGTGCGATTCAATGTGAAAATTAGCTAATAGTGTCTTTACTGTTCTTTCAAGTCACCGAATTGCTTCTCGAGGGTAGTCATTTCGTCCATGCATTCAATTCGTCTCCTCTCGCAGTCTTCGTCGTCCATATCTGTTGGCAAAAGAAACATGCAAACTGTCAGACAAATATAATACAGTAAACAAACTAGaggtagctagctactagctagctcgcTAGCTACTTGGCCACGCAGCATCAACATCACTTTCTTTGGTCAGAATTAAGGAGACCGTCATAAAAATTGACAAATTACAGCACAAACACACATTAATTCATTCATTTAGAAACTACAATGCATTATGCATAGCAGCAAGCTGCCTAGTTAGTTCTAACATTTACAGACAAGTAATGTACCTATCCCTTACCCGAGCTGTCTCCATCTTCGGATACATAAGAGCTGACAGTGTCCTCTTCATCGGTGCTGCTAGCGTCTTGCTCGGGAAAATCAACCTCcatttcttcgtggttgctttctTTCTTTTCACGGGCGTGCACCGGCATAACGTTAGTGCTCTTATAAAATTCGAGGAAAGGGTTTGCGAACTGAATTGTGTAAAAAATAGCAATAAAAATGACGACGGCTAGCTAACCAGAtaaacaactagctagctaaaacaACAGAGGTAACTGGAGGTTGAAAACATGGCTACCGAAACTACCAATCAGATGCTCTTTTACAAAACTGTCCCATCTCTTCTGCATGCGCTCAGAGACatttttgaggagatgggaaacacAATTGAATCGTATTAACACCTTTCTTGTAATTTGCCCATGCGTCGTCAATGGGCCGCATAATgcattctgggacaaggagcgctctccttcaaggagtgaacGGGAGTCAATTGGACGCTAGCTCAAAACCCCAACATTAGAATGCATTTCgtgaacaagaagtacaacattacaaatcttatcagagatgtgagataattaacttgttctctgtaatatcgtatagctttggaatcgtgacattacgtactttcgaggaaaataggcagATTTGAGGTTTCTCGACTAATGCTGCGTTTCAATACTAATCccgtttagctcagttggtagagcatggcgtttgccacggggggccagtatgaaaaatgtatgcactcactaactgtaagtcgctctggataagagcgtctgctaaatgactaaaacgtaatcggaactcggaaatgtccgacttgatgtataactacaaccagtcaGTGGTACATTTCCTTGTTCCGACCAGCATATGAACGCGTGACGATTAGTTTAGCAATTGAGTGACGTATCATGACAACGTGAGCGCGATTGGTCGACATTCTGCTGCGTGGGGTGTTTACGTTAATACGTTTACGCTAATACGATCCCTATCTCTTCCTTTCTGTAATATCTCTGGTGCGCTGGCTTTTAGCGGGGTTGatgtacagtagctagctagcacatttaGCCACCTAACCGGAGGTACACAGAAGTGAAGTCGCCCGTCTTAACCGATAAACCGACTGGTTTTGGGTAAGTAAAATCTGAATCGGTAGCTTGTTTTTCACTTTATTGTCTGAGTATTATTGAcggtatctagctagctaagtagctaaCATAAACTGTGCGAATGGTTGCCCGGTACGGTAGTTAGCTGCTAACTAGCGTAGTTACAGCACACAAGCTAGCCTTGCCAGGATTGTTGTGGAGGACAAAAACCTCGAACGGTACTTAGCGAGTATAACGTTAGTTAACTAATTAGGATACGTTGTAGCTGACCCAAACGATAAATATGACCAACAAGGTGAAGCTAATGTATCTTTCATAAGtaactagctggctagttagccagctaacgttaccaAGAGTCATGGCTATGATTTGACGACAGTACCCACTTAGCTAGCCTTCTAACTAACTTAGTTAGCCATCTAACTAactgggctaacgttagctaagttggctaacgttagtaCCAGGCCTTCTTTCAACCACACAGATCCAACTTACGACCTGTGGTGGGTAATTTAGAGATGGATATCAGTCAGCTGACATATGCAGCCACAAGTACAAAAAAGCCAACTGAACACGTGTGCTGTTATCTTGTGTTGAGAAATGGACAGGGTCTCACTCGTACTACTCTCTTATTACAGTTCTGactgtgttttttgttttgttccatgtttagGTGGGTGATTTCCACAAGATGTCGTTCCCTCCTCATATCAACCGACCCCTGTTGCCACCGGGCATCCCCCCACCACAGTTTGCTGGTTTTCCTTCAGGTTAGTCATCGCATTCTATAGGTCTGTCTGTATGTAAATTATACAGCAACTTTGACTAGATTGTGAATATGACTGATTTGTAAGGATAACGAATACTCTGCAAACCTTTTATTGAgagaaaaacattaatttaatccaaATACATTTTGTATACATTATCGGATTGTCTCTATTCCAGGTACCCCAATGATACCAGTCCACATGGGTATTATGACCCAAACACCTGCGGTGTTGGTGCCCACCTCCATGCCTGTGGTCAGTAAGCCCGCGGCCCC contains:
- the LOC121552316 gene encoding breast cancer metastasis-suppressor 1-like protein-A isoform X2 codes for the protein MPVHAREKKESNHEEMEVDFPEQDASSTDEEDTVSSYVSEDGDSSDMDDEDCERRRIECMDEMTTLEKQFGDLKEQLYKERLSQVDIKLKEVIAGCAQEYLEPLANLQENMQIRTKVADDLPTSSLGIYRELCLESVKNKYDCEIQAACQHWESEKLLLFDTVQSELEEKIRRLEEDRHSIDITSELWNDGLHSRKNKKKDPFCPAKKKKPVVVSGPYIVYMLQDLDILEDWTAIRKAMASLGPHRVKVDVPTKADRHHHVARSEEGRLFYDSQWYCRGQAICINRKDEYPTSAMITTINHDEVWFKRLDGSKSKLYISQLQKGKYTIKHS
- the LOC121552316 gene encoding breast cancer metastasis-suppressor 1-like protein-A isoform X1, whose product is MPVHAREKKESNHEEMEVDFPEQDASSTDEEDTVSSYVSEDGDSSDMDDEDCERRRIECMDEMTTLEKQFGDLKEQLYKERLSQVDIKLKEVIAGCAQEYLEPLANLQENMQIRTKVADDLPTSSLGIYRELCLESVKNKYDCEIQAACQHWESEKLLLFDTVQSELEEKIRRLEEDRHSIDITSELWNDGLHSRKNKKKDPFCPAKKKKPVVVSGPYIVYMLQDLDILEDWTAIRKAPQAMASLGPHRVKVDVPTKADRHHHVARSEEGRLFYDSQWYCRGQAICINRKDEYPTSAMITTINHDEVWFKRLDGSKSKLYISQLQKGKYTIKHS
- the LOC121552316 gene encoding breast cancer metastasis-suppressor 1-like protein-A isoform X4, which produces MPVHAREKKESNHEEMEVDFPEQDASSTDEEDTVSSYVSEDGDSSDMDDEDCERRRIECMDEMTTLEKQFGDLKEQLYKERLSQVDIKLKEVIAGCAQEYLEPLANLQENMQIRTKVAGIYRELCLESVKNKYDCEIQAACQHWESEKLLLFDTVQSELEEKIRRLEEDRHSIDITSELWNDGLHSRKNKKKDPFCPAKKKKPVVVSGPYIVYMLQDLDILEDWTAIRKAMASLGPHRVKVDVPTKADRHHHVARSEEGRLFYDSQWYCRGQAICINRKDEYPTSAMITTINHDEVWFKRLDGSKSKLYISQLQKGKYTIKHS
- the LOC121552316 gene encoding breast cancer metastasis-suppressor 1-like protein-A isoform X3 encodes the protein MPVHAREKKESNHEEMEVDFPEQDASSTDEEDTVSSYVSEDGDSSDMDDEDCERRRIECMDEMTTLEKQFGDLKEQLYKERLSQVDIKLKEVIAGCAQEYLEPLANLQENMQIRTKVAGIYRELCLESVKNKYDCEIQAACQHWESEKLLLFDTVQSELEEKIRRLEEDRHSIDITSELWNDGLHSRKNKKKDPFCPAKKKKPVVVSGPYIVYMLQDLDILEDWTAIRKAPQAMASLGPHRVKVDVPTKADRHHHVARSEEGRLFYDSQWYCRGQAICINRKDEYPTSAMITTINHDEVWFKRLDGSKSKLYISQLQKGKYTIKHS